A DNA window from Pogona vitticeps strain Pit_001003342236 chromosome 2, PviZW2.1, whole genome shotgun sequence contains the following coding sequences:
- the VAMP1 gene encoding vesicle-associated membrane protein 1 isoform X5, with translation MSDPAQPAAPGAGPEGGENAGGPPGPPPNLTSNRRLQQTQAQVEEVVDIMRVNVDKVLERDQKLSELDERADALQAGAQVFESSAAALKRKYWWKNCKMMIMLGVICAIVVIAIALYFFT, from the exons AT GTCTGATCCAGCTCAGCCAGCTGCCCCAGGTGCAggaccagaagggggagaaaaTGCTGGAGGCCCTCCTGGACCACCCCCAAATTTGACCAGTAATCGTCGCCTGCAACAGACTCAAGCACAGGTGGAAGAG GTGGTAGATATAATGCGTGTGAATGTGGATAAAGTCTTGGAGCGAGATCAGAAATTATCAGAATTAGATGAACGAGCAGATGCTCTCCAAGCTGGTGCCCAAGTATTTGAAAGTAGCGCAGCAGCGCTCAAGAGGAAGTACTGGTGGAAGAACTGTAAG atgatgatCATGCTGGGAGTGATCTGTGCCATTGTGGTCATTGCAATTGCAC TCTACTTTTTTACCTGA
- the VAMP1 gene encoding vesicle-associated membrane protein 1 isoform X3 has translation MCPLKALRLQSAALSTFSYVCWVGHMSDPAQPAAPGAGPEGGENAGGPPGPPPNLTSNRRLQQTQAQVEEVVDIMRVNVDKVLERDQKLSELDERADALQAGAQVFESSAAALKRKYWWKNCKMMIMLGVICAIVVIAIAHHI, from the exons ATGTGTCCTCTAAAAGCATTGAGACTCCAAAGTGCAGCACTCAGCACTTTTAGCTACGTATGCTGGGTAGGACATAT GTCTGATCCAGCTCAGCCAGCTGCCCCAGGTGCAggaccagaagggggagaaaaTGCTGGAGGCCCTCCTGGACCACCCCCAAATTTGACCAGTAATCGTCGCCTGCAACAGACTCAAGCACAGGTGGAAGAG GTGGTAGATATAATGCGTGTGAATGTGGATAAAGTCTTGGAGCGAGATCAGAAATTATCAGAATTAGATGAACGAGCAGATGCTCTCCAAGCTGGTGCCCAAGTATTTGAAAGTAGCGCAGCAGCGCTCAAGAGGAAGTACTGGTGGAAGAACTGTAAG atgatgatCATGCTGGGAGTGATCTGTGCCATTGTGGTCATTGCAATTGCAC ATCATATTTAG
- the VAMP1 gene encoding vesicle-associated membrane protein 1 isoform X4, whose protein sequence is MSDPAQPAAPGAGPEGGENAGGPPGPPPNLTSNRRLQQTQAQVEEVVDIMRVNVDKVLERDQKLSELDERADALQAGAQVFESSAAALKRKYWWKNCKMMIMLGVICAIVVIAIAPFHLQSPPPCKSSFFSTFGA, encoded by the exons AT GTCTGATCCAGCTCAGCCAGCTGCCCCAGGTGCAggaccagaagggggagaaaaTGCTGGAGGCCCTCCTGGACCACCCCCAAATTTGACCAGTAATCGTCGCCTGCAACAGACTCAAGCACAGGTGGAAGAG GTGGTAGATATAATGCGTGTGAATGTGGATAAAGTCTTGGAGCGAGATCAGAAATTATCAGAATTAGATGAACGAGCAGATGCTCTCCAAGCTGGTGCCCAAGTATTTGAAAGTAGCGCAGCAGCGCTCAAGAGGAAGTACTGGTGGAAGAACTGTAAG atgatgatCATGCTGGGAGTGATCTGTGCCATTGTGGTCATTGCAATTGCAC CATTTCATTTGCAGAGTCCACCTCCTTGCAAATCCTCATTTTTCTCCACCTTTGGAGCATGA
- the VAMP1 gene encoding vesicle-associated membrane protein 1 isoform X2, with product MCPLKALRLQSAALSTFSYVCWVGHMSDPAQPAAPGAGPEGGENAGGPPGPPPNLTSNRRLQQTQAQVEEVVDIMRVNVDKVLERDQKLSELDERADALQAGAQVFESSAAALKRKYWWKNCKMMIMLGVICAIVVIAIALYFFT from the exons ATGTGTCCTCTAAAAGCATTGAGACTCCAAAGTGCAGCACTCAGCACTTTTAGCTACGTATGCTGGGTAGGACATAT GTCTGATCCAGCTCAGCCAGCTGCCCCAGGTGCAggaccagaagggggagaaaaTGCTGGAGGCCCTCCTGGACCACCCCCAAATTTGACCAGTAATCGTCGCCTGCAACAGACTCAAGCACAGGTGGAAGAG GTGGTAGATATAATGCGTGTGAATGTGGATAAAGTCTTGGAGCGAGATCAGAAATTATCAGAATTAGATGAACGAGCAGATGCTCTCCAAGCTGGTGCCCAAGTATTTGAAAGTAGCGCAGCAGCGCTCAAGAGGAAGTACTGGTGGAAGAACTGTAAG atgatgatCATGCTGGGAGTGATCTGTGCCATTGTGGTCATTGCAATTGCAC TCTACTTTTTTACCTGA
- the VAMP1 gene encoding vesicle-associated membrane protein 1 isoform X1, whose amino-acid sequence MCPLKALRLQSAALSTFSYVCWVGHMSDPAQPAAPGAGPEGGENAGGPPGPPPNLTSNRRLQQTQAQVEEVVDIMRVNVDKVLERDQKLSELDERADALQAGAQVFESSAAALKRKYWWKNCKMMIMLGVICAIVVIAIAPFHLQSPPPCKSSFFSTFGA is encoded by the exons ATGTGTCCTCTAAAAGCATTGAGACTCCAAAGTGCAGCACTCAGCACTTTTAGCTACGTATGCTGGGTAGGACATAT GTCTGATCCAGCTCAGCCAGCTGCCCCAGGTGCAggaccagaagggggagaaaaTGCTGGAGGCCCTCCTGGACCACCCCCAAATTTGACCAGTAATCGTCGCCTGCAACAGACTCAAGCACAGGTGGAAGAG GTGGTAGATATAATGCGTGTGAATGTGGATAAAGTCTTGGAGCGAGATCAGAAATTATCAGAATTAGATGAACGAGCAGATGCTCTCCAAGCTGGTGCCCAAGTATTTGAAAGTAGCGCAGCAGCGCTCAAGAGGAAGTACTGGTGGAAGAACTGTAAG atgatgatCATGCTGGGAGTGATCTGTGCCATTGTGGTCATTGCAATTGCAC CATTTCATTTGCAGAGTCCACCTCCTTGCAAATCCTCATTTTTCTCCACCTTTGGAGCATGA